Part of the Musa acuminata AAA Group cultivar baxijiao chromosome BXJ3-10, Cavendish_Baxijiao_AAA, whole genome shotgun sequence genome, gatcgaagcttggagtactggaaaaatagtaaagtgtatccttaagtaattgagaaggactaagaaactTTTACCGATGTATGGAAGTAGCCTCGGGGTTAAGGGCTATACAGACTTGAGCTTTCAGTCTAATattgatgataataagtctaactcagggtatgtgttcaccccaAATGGAGGAACAgtatactggaagagttccaagcaagatacaatTGCTAACTCAACTACAGAGGTGAACTACATTACtacagtagaggcaacaaaggagggagtctggataaagaaaTTTATTACAAATCTAGTAGTCATGCCAGACAACGATTaaactgattcccttatattgtgagaaGTATAAGATGATTACTCAAATTTGGGAACTCGGGTTTTAttaaaagtgttctgaggagattccaacttattagagagatcgtggcccgatgagatgtagtagtggaaagagtttaatTCGAAATTAATATCACATATCCATTAACAAAGCTGTTGTCTTAAattatctttgagtgtcacaagtatCTTATAGGGGTTAGATacatatgtgattgactttagatcaagtgagagattgctagtcatagttgTCATGTaaaccaatcacgtaagtgatgacataTGCGGCATGATATGcactccttttgcttattattattattattatgattttttctcactttatattacttgataCATAAATATATTACGATGTtcatagatttgtgcaatgagaatcaaattgtgatgaaatcataataatgagattgattcacatttaaacgcataccctaaataatcataatcataggttactcaagagagagattgctagtcataggggtTAGATacatatgtgattgactttagatcaagtgagagattgctagtcacagTTGTCATGTaaaccaatcacgtaagtgatgacataTGCGGCATGATATGcactccttttgcttattattattattattatgattttttctcactttatattacttgataCATAAATATATTACGATGTtcatagatttgtgcaatgagaatcaaattgtgatgaaatcataataatgagattgattcacatttaaacgcataccctaaataatcataatcataggttactcaagagagacatcgagataaccggacatattaGTATActgtatgttgggaaatcatgggggggcgacatcatatgcgcagcggaagaacaagaaaacaaaaatccccgattcccaaaaagatgttcgtcgtcgtgcgaagattggtgcgcaaaatccgcaaaacacaaaactgcgtatagagattgtgttacctagggagatcgtatatccctgtttccttgcagatcctcaggagagggtgaaggaggtcaagcgtcctcctctctagcggtgatccacacagcagggttgcgacgacgctcctcaaaactctaggcctactctgaggtggagagggagaggagaataggaagggcaagcaaagactctagcctatgaggccgtgaatccctcctatttatagagatcccgtgtcaaaaccctaatgggtcctttccctagtgggtattggatctgcatccaataagacaagggctccgtcggatatctcatatccgaacctctactcatcgcaatgcctaccatatgtgtgtgaccctctaggcccaatatcgagctggccgtgagtcatacctgtcagaactccttctaactaagtgaattattatctctgtaataattcactcgactcatcgactacggaagtactaggccactacgccgtagtccccagacgatacaggggaatccaatccattggacctgtctgtcctcagttaccatgtacctatagtccctcatccatctaatatcccagagaccgtatatcgagcatggtgctgtcagacccatacggtttctacttgagtctcgctctaatcggattctcccggagaactctttctctctcaacccgaatgaccctagccagggatttgtctgagtaagaacacatgggatattcctctcatgataccgagagtggatgatcctctatcgacactcaatagccctcgtaaggtcgactaccactcccaatgaccagctgtactagatctgggaacagccaaacctataagtctggtatcaaagagtggagcactcatataggacatccttggtgtctcaagtctaagaaccagatacaccactaggactacggaatcgttgtctgacaataaggcatcatcaaccatccagcattccgtaagcggatcaatcagtgaactcattctccaatgagcacctgtactgtatccctagtgtccctacacgagcagttatgagaccagctgcatccatcatatggacgggtatacagcacaccagtctatccggttatcacgatgtccctctcgagtaacctatgaccgggattatttaggatatgtgtttaaaggtgaatcgatctcattatcgtgatctcatcacgatccgattcccattgcacaaatccaaggacatcacaatacatatgcatttatgcaatagttataaagtgatatacgccaaaaatataataagcaaaaagattctgtatcaagtcacacgtgccatcactcacgtgattggcttgctgggcacttatgactaacactgtatacccgtccatatgatggaagctgttggtctcatagctactcatgtggggacactagggctataatgtaggctacaatgcaggtgctcattggagaatgagttcactgattgtccgctcacgaaatgttcgatggttaataatacctcattgttagataacGATTACGTCATCTTAACGATTtacttggttcttagacttaagataccaagaatgtcttatatgagtactccactctttgataacaaacttatatgtttgaaagttctagatctagcacaaccggtcatcgagagtggcaaccaaccttatgaggactattgagtgttaatagaggatcatccgctctcggtatcataagacaAATAttatatgtgttcttgcttagacaaatccttagccaaggttattcagattaagagagaaagtgttcttcagaagaatctgattagagcgagacttgaggagAAATCGTATGAGCCTAACAATACCATATCTGGTGTACGGTTtgtgagatattagatgaatgagagattatatgtacatgataactgaggataaataggtccaaaggattgaattGCCCTATATCgtatagggactacggcgtagtggcatagtacgtctgtagttgataagtcgagtgaattattatagagataataattcactgaattggAAAGAgttttgatatgtatgactcacgaccggctcaatattgggcctagggggtcatatacatatgatagatgttacgacgagtagagattcagatatgagatatccaccgaagCCCCTATTTTATTAAATATCCATTAAgcttatgaattattggatcctatagatgagatccaataaaagctaataagagattattggatagagacccactaatctaagaggctttggtaattAGATAgaaattcaatacccaataggacatgatatattagggttatgttgacagaggacctttataaataagagggaactaaagggTCAAAGGTTGGGACTTCTTGGctacctctcttattctcctctctccttctcctcttaagCCAGCAAGTATAAAGATTTggatagtgatttgaggagcgccTTCATAGctcctaccgtgtggatcaccgctagagaggagaacacttgacctctttcatctctctcatagatctgtaggaattcagggatatacgatctccccatgtaacataactatctcacatgtgattTTTAATTTTACGAATTTTTACGCACGAATCTTCGCACCAAGCATCTTTTTGagaaatatgagatttttattttttcgttACGTATATGATGTCGTCTCTATATTTtttctataatataatataagagAAAATGATTATAGAAGAAGCATAAcagataaatatatattttgataataaagtcGATGTGGCTTATAATGTAGTGAGTAATTGAGGAGGGAGGACAAAGAGGGGAGGAATGGATCGAGCAAGTGAAAGTGACGACAACGACCACACACTTACTCGCCTTCACATTGGATCAAGACCACCAATAACAATGAAGTGACAACAAGCAATGTCAAGGATTATGAGAAACACAATGGGATtatgagaaaaaggaaaaaggataagATCATCAATAGATGAAAtgtaaatagtaaaatatattttaatttttttaggtgTTTGCAATACAAAGAGGAATCACGGTTCTTATACTAATGTTTTAGAGGTAAAAAAATTTAGAcgattttcttgaaaaaaaatcattcctTTTGGATTTTTTAACGTATCACCgggttttaattttttatttaatatttttttttatctaataccCTAAATATCTCTCGCCATCGTTACCCATTCGGACATTGTCAATCTCTGCCTCGTTGGCTGCCTCTGtcctaaatttataattataaaataattttaatttaatttaattttatattatttataaataaatatctcaCCATTCACAATTATGATAAAGTAAATGAATTTAAAAGTTCTAAAAAAGACACGCAAAAAGTATTTGATATCGTCTTTCCACCCACACTTGGCTTTCTGGGCCATTCCCTCCTCCCCCTTTGTGTTCATCACTGTAGACTTGCCCCTTTATGGTGCGAACCCACCCGTCATTATAGCTTGGTCTGCAGGAGTCCCCCGTACTCCCGTTCCGTCCACTTCACACTTTGAGGCGGCCGCATCTTTTCCATTTCAAACCCTTCTCCGATCCTTCTGCTCTCTCGAATGCTACTGCCGTTGCTTCCTTCGGCGATCTGATCGAACTTTTTTTTGGTTTTGTACGATCTCAGCTTCTCACTGAAGCCGAAGAGGCGATCGCCCGTTTGCTTCCCTCATCCCCCACGAAAGGTTCAGGACACGAAAGGTTGAATGGGGTGTGTCCAGGGCAAGCGCTGTGGCCGCTACAAGAAGCgctgcagcagcagctgctgccaCTACCAACCCTCCTCCATCTCCACCGACGCCACCGATCCCTTCAGGATCCACGAAACGGACTCCTCGCGCGGTCTCCCCCTCCACGCACTCTCCGGCGGCTTTGCGGTCGTCCCCTCCGCCGGTATCTGCCTACGGTACGCCTCCCTCACGCAGCGTGGCCACTATCCTGACTCGCCCGACCGCGCTAACCAGGACAGCTTCTGCGTGAAGACCGGCTTCCAGGCCAACCCCGATCTCCACTTCTTTGGCGTCTTCGATGGACACGGCCAGTTCGGCACCCAGTGCTCCGTGTTCGTCCGTGACAAGCTCGCAGACATCTTGTCCGGCGATGCTCACCTGTCGGAGGATCCCGTAGAAGCCTATCACTCCGCTTTCCTGGCAGCCAATTCGGCGATTCATGACAGCGAGATCGATGATTCGATGAGCGGCACGACCGCGATCACTGTTCTTGTAGATGGGAACACGCTCTATGTTGCGAATGTGGGGGATTCACGGGCTGTGGCCGGAGTTTGGAATGGTAATCGTGTCATGGCCGAGGACTTATCGAGTGATCAGACGCCGTACAGGAAGGATGAGTACGAGAGGGTGAAGCTCTGCGGGGCGAGAGTGTTGAGTGTTGATCAAGTGGAGGGCATTGTGGATCCTGATATACAGAGCTGGGGTGATGAGGAGGATGGTGACGGGGATCCACCAAGGCTGTGGGTGCAAAATGGCATGTACCCAGGGACGGCTTTCACAAGGAGTGTGGGAGACTCGACGGCAGAGAGTATAGGAGTGATCGCTGATCCGGAGGTTAAGACTGTGAAGATCACACCAAACCATCTCTTCTTTGTTGTGGCAAGTGATGGCATATTTGAGTTTCTATCAAGTCAAGCGGTGGTAGATATGGTAAGTCTCCATTTCTCCTCTAGAGGATTGCTTTGTTTGATATTTGCTTAGTGCATTCatttgtgatttctttacttataCTGTTACCAAACCTAATTGACATACACTTTTGCAGATCTATACTAAAATGAATGTGATAGTATAAGTGTATGAATTAGTAAAGAGACGGCCAATAATGAATTTGCAGTTGACACTTCTCTAGAATACACCTAAAGTTATTTTTCTAGTGAACTTCCTTCTTTAGTGGATCTTTTTTCCTGTTACGCAATAGGTGAATGTAATTGAACTTTGGCAATCAAGTTCAATGTTTTTTTTACTCTTCTGGCATGACTCTTTGTCTGATAGAAGACTAGGCTATACAAATAATTCCTCAGTGCCCTGTCGAGTTTGGATATTATGTCTTCCTAAGTTTGTATCCTTTGATTTCTACTATGATCTGTAATTTTCTACAGTTGAATCAAATTTCTTTATATTGCTTCTGATAATTTTGAACAAAGACTTTCTTTAAAGATGATATTGACTTTAATGACTTTCACCAGTGGATAATTGCTACAGTCCTGTAGATTATCTGATGAAAGTTGAGTTTCCTACACAAGAAATAAGTATGAGAGGTTTTGTTAGAGATGTTGTATGAGGGTAAATTCCTTATCACATATTGGAATGAGATAAAAAGAAACAATAAAGAATTATATTCTGCCTCTTTAGTCCAGATAATATGAGCATCAGATGTTCGTGTCTGAGGACTTTATTCGGATAGGAAGCACAAGATTTCAAATTCCAATATTGTTGGCCTTCATTAAGCAAAGCATGATGTTGGCAAGAAGATGGCAATGAAGGGTCCAACTTCTAACATGGTTGTGTAATGCTGACATCAAAGATAATAACCATCCACCCTATATGAAAACTCTAAATCAGAAAGAGGTTCTTAAGAGCCAGTGACAATTAAGAGCCTGGTTCATTGTGGAGTATCTTATAGTTGAATAAAAGAATGAACTAGGCATGAGATTGTCAATCTCATGTTATTTTGTACTAGAAGACTTGATGGGATGGAACAACATCAATTGGTTGACTTTAATGGTCAATTTAacctcttgttttttttttctttgagttGTATATGTTCATCCATTAATCCTTATTATATCAGCTCATCTTGTGCAGGTATATACACTTGCAATTTCTTCTGGGCATAAACTTTTCTTGTATATTTTCTTTATAGATaatgtaaaaatatatattttgattctttcaagttcctcatgtttctttctttctcacaAACATGAAAAGTTTTGCATTACAATGGTtcatgtcccaactatttggagttggatatatgaatatttttctatcattttgtgtcatgcaatatctctagttaaatcaagagtatttcactcttttcatattatttttagtattttttaatGTCTCACTCTACCTCTTTTCACACTTCTAATTCTGATTGACTCATCTTATTTGCTCACAACATCCTCTTTTGCTATATCTGATTGTTATACATTTTGAGCGCTGAATCTATTTATTTAATAAGTTTACACCAGTTTTGCTGCTTTCAGAGACCTGTTTTTGGCTTCAGGTTTCCAGGTTTGCTGATCCTCAGGATGCCTGCTTGGAAATTGCTTCTGAATCTTACAAATTGTGGTTAGAGAATGAAAACCGGACAGATGATATAACAGTTATTGTTGTGCAGATCAGAAACATCAGTGATGTAAGTTCAACCTTTTATTACCTGATGATAACATTAGCTGCATTTTCTTCATTGTTTTGGTAACAGCTTCCAACATTTCAAAAATAATTGTATCAGTCATATGCTGCTGCAAATGATGGAGCTATCCAAACCAACAACAACAATGCTTCTCTAGATCCAGGTAAATTAAAAGTTGAGAGGTACATAGTCTCACGATCAGAAGTTAATCTCTCAAGGAAAAGCAGCTGTCTCGAGCTGCAGTCGTGCCTTCCTGACTGCTCAGTGGATCTAAGTTCTGCACGTGCTGCCCCTTCAACTCAGTCTTTCCATTTAAATGGTACGCGTTCTGTTTCCTATGTTTTTCTGCTGTAATTCTCTTATTTTCTCCGACACTTCAGttgtgatatttttttgttaTGGCAGCGATTAATTCGGACTGACTGGAGTTAAATGGTACTTTATATATGGCTTCAATTTTGGTACTGGGAAGCACTACTCTACTAATGACTTGTAAAATTTTAAACGTAAGTGGTTATATTGCCATCCTTATCTCATTGTTAGGAGTTAAATACCACCTGATTATTTCATAATCATGCACATCCATAGTTTTAGAATTTGTCAGAGAAATTTGTTTACTATACTATTGCTAACTCTATCCAATCCTCACAATGTGCAGGATAATTAAATGTGTTCTTCCACTTACATCAGAATGCACAAAAAAAGACCCATACACTCTTTCGTCGGTGACATTTTCAGTGACATTCTAGGCCCTTCTGTATATGGACTTTGCTATCTCTTCCACTGTGCAAATGAGGCAGAGCCACTTCAAGCAAAATGAAACTCCCTGAACTTTAGAAGGACTTGCTTTGGCATCTTCATTGTCTATGACCAGCTAATTCTGTCAGCATAGGCGATACAAATAGCAGGATGCCAGATCGGGTAGCTGAGGCCTGCAATATGGTAAGGTGCATTCGTAGAAGAATGTGGCGAAGTCATGGGGTTGCAAATATGAGTTTGAATTGATCGCTTGGTGGCTGGCTGGATGTGAGCTTTACCATCTTTTATCGAACCAGAGAGAAGCAaaaaacttgaaaatatttctaggACTCTTGTTATCTTGGTATCTGGTAACAGTATAATAGCGGTAGTGGctacataatgatattttttaattaaaaaaaaggacAATGAGGCCTTAAGGGAggaacaaaatttattttttgtggaaAAAATAACCAATGTTTTGGAGGAATACCCAGTAATCAATGGTTATGATCGCACAATTTAGCTCATTCATGTATTATTATTTTccacaaagaaaaaataaatgaatGAGCTAAGCAACCCAAGCCAATGTCACTTGTTTTGAACAGGTTGTACCAAATCCGAGCCCAGTTCAGAGGAGACTCGAGTCATACCGTGTCATTGGGGTTGAGTCTTCCTGTGTCGGATGAGATCGGAATCTCGGGTTCCAATCCCTAAAACCCTTGGTTCCCACTTCGTGGCTCACGCCATGGCGGAGCGTTTCGGTGTTCCCAGGCGGAGCTAAGAACCCGAAACCCTGCCGATTCCTTCTTCCCCTTGACATACGAAGAAAGGGATTCGAAATCGATTGATGGCATCTCCGAGAGATTCAGGCGCAGCGCAGCTCCCACCGGcggcttcttctcctcctccgctcCACGCCATGGACGCCGACGAGGAAGACGACAACGTGAAGCAACTTAAGGAGTGCGCCACCCTCTACTTGTCCCTTCAGGCAAACActtcctttcttccttctttcctGGCTTCCTTCGCTTCTAATAGGCTGCCGCTTTGTTCTGATCTGGATGGTACCCATATCATTCGTTGTCTTCTGAAACAGGAGTGCCTCGCCGAGACCAACAGGAATTGGAAGTCCTGCCAATCCTGTACGTGCCTGgttcttttccttttggtttgaTTTACTTATTGCTCTCTCTAAAACAATTTTCACATTTTGATCGAGATATTTAGTTGTAGTTAGGTATTTCTCCTTGGTAGTGTGGTAAAGGAAGACTTGCATATTTGTGATTCTCCATACAAGTCAACTTAAACGGTAGCTAGAGGGTGGGGGGAGGAGTGGTTTAAGTCTGCTAAGATATGAGGCGTGCAAATCTGCAATATCAGCATAGTCAGAAGGAAACCAAACTTGCCTCTGGTGGGTCCTTTCGAATGCTCAAGTTAGATGTTGACCTAACTAACGATCGCCGAGATGGTAATAAGAAGCAGTATACCTTGGAATGGTTTTTATCTACAGGCACATAGGAGTTATTCGCTTGTAGAGGCAGGTCTCCAACCAATTTCGGTCGCCAGATATTTATTTaccaatttcagttggaagacaatGCTTTagcaaccatgatcttgatagaaTTTAAGAAGACTGCAACAGCCCCTAACAAATGGTGAGAGACATTCTCAGCCTAAGAGTCTGAGAAGTCACGTAACTTCTACTATAGCCAAGACACATGACGTCTTGCCTCATGGATTACTCGACATTAATGAACTGTTAAATATATCAAGGGTTATTTTGTTTCACTATAAGTGACCTGAAGTGTACTTGCGGCAAAATTTGCCTATATTTGATTCACCATGAATTGATGCCGACTCTGAAGTGGAGTTCCAAAAGGTCCCAAACTTGAAGAAAGTGGACTTCGGTGGAGAGCACCAAGGTTACTTACGGAAAAGTTGGAAGGGAAGACAGTTACTTAAGTTGAATTCAGAGAAATCCTTGGATAACTGAACACTCATGTCGAAGTTAAGTTCCGTGGAATTTGACTTACGAAAATTCCACTTTGGTGCCAGTTTTCGTCTTCCGTGAAATATACTGGTTGCTACTATTGCTATACTTATCCTAAAAGCTCATGCCATGGTGACAATTAGGACCTGACTAGCCGGAATGCTGCAAGCTATAAATAATAGCCAACAGTGTGATGCTAATGCTTAAATGTTAGTTTCAATTGTAAATTAATTGCATTAAATGTCAATATGTGTCCATAAGAACTTGGGAATTGGGACAAAGCAAAACTAAATCAGTATATCAAGATAGGACTATGTTAGAGTTTTTTATTTCAATCATTTATAGTCCTGAAGCATAATACTTTCTGATCACCTAACGGAATATCAAAAAAATTGAAAAGACCTTGCTAACCAGAATAAAAATatgacaaataaaatgattttggtcttttgttttttttatcacAAAATAATGCTTTCTTTTACTTCCGTATTCGCTGGATCATTGGTCACATGGGCTTGTAAAGCATGGTTTGTAGGTGAGTGTAAATTTAACAATGAGAGAAATTGTTTGAAGTAAAGAGTTAATCAGAATATGTGATGGGGGCATTATGTTCTGAATTTGTTGGGCTGGTCTTTGGTGTATGTGATTCCAGAATGGATGGTAAATTTAGTCATGAGCAATTTCAGAACTGAAGGGTGACCACGTCAAATGATCTGTTTCCAGTGGATGCTGGGAATGGGAAGAACTGTATAAAGGTGTTTAAGTGGGGATTCTCTAGGTGGTTTATAGAATATATTAGAAATGATGACAGAAGATGCAACACTAATTTAGAGTCAATCATGACAGGAATGGAGAGAAAAAGTCAATCATGTGATTTTGGATAGGGAAATAGTAGAAAATCCAGAAAACAACAGCAGACTCTGGAGATGTGTAACATGCATAACATCTTGTCAGATAGGTCGTTGTACATTCCTGGTAAGGATGATAAATCAGAAGTGTTGCCTTTAGTTACCTAAAAAATGGAGTTCTAGTCCAATTGAATTGTATTATTTGTTTCCTAATTTTTCTGTTTAACCTGTAAGTTCTCctattttgattattttacatTTGTTTCTACAgacgatagatttttttttttaaagaaaccaAAAAATCTGGAGCCTGTTgcacttgatatttttttttctcattaggCAATCTTATTTTATGCGTAAAACCTAGTATGTTCCCAAGCCGCATAGCATATCAAGGATGCAAGATGATTAATATGTACGATGTTGTTGTTTGTCTGCCAAATTTGTGTTCCATCAGTGCTTTGATGAGATAATAGTGGGGTAAAAATTATATGCTGCTAGACGTTTTATTAGTTTGTTTTTAAATAGGtatcttttttcattttttttaaaccaGATGTTCAAGCATTAAAAGCATGCCATACAAGAAGAAACCCTAGTGAGCAGAAGTGATGACTAGCTATAGTGAATAACCCAGCTGCAGCCTCACAACATCATGAGCACTCGCAAATATGAACATACAACTGACTTATAATAAGCTCTATTCTTCTGACTCGCAGCAGATTTCTCTGTGAATTTTTGTTTCGAGGACTTCACCACATGAAACACTACTGAGTTGTTTGCTTGTTTCATGAGTTCTCATTAGCAAAGGGA contains:
- the LOC104000622 gene encoding probable protein phosphatase 2C 35 isoform X2; its protein translation is MGCVQGKRCGRYKKRCSSSCCHYQPSSISTDATDPFRIHETDSSRGLPLHALSGGFAVVPSAGICLRYASLTQRGHYPDSPDRANQDSFCVKTGFQANPDLHFFGVFDGHGQFGTQCSVFVRDKLADILSGDAHLSEDPVEAYHSAFLAANSAIHDSEIDDSMSGTTAITVLVDGNTLYVANVGDSRAVAGVWNGNRVMAEDLSSDQTPYRKDEYERVKLCGARVLSVDQVEGIVDPDIQSWGDEEDGDGDPPRLWVQNGMYPGTAFTRSVGDSTAESIGVIADPEVKTVKITPNHLFFVVASDGIFEFLSSQAVVDMVSRFADPQDACLEIASESYKLWLENENRTDDITVIVVQIRNISDSYAAANDGAIQTNNNNASLDPAVSSCSRAFLTAQWI
- the LOC104000622 gene encoding probable protein phosphatase 2C 35 isoform X1: MGCVQGKRCGRYKKRCSSSCCHYQPSSISTDATDPFRIHETDSSRGLPLHALSGGFAVVPSAGICLRYASLTQRGHYPDSPDRANQDSFCVKTGFQANPDLHFFGVFDGHGQFGTQCSVFVRDKLADILSGDAHLSEDPVEAYHSAFLAANSAIHDSEIDDSMSGTTAITVLVDGNTLYVANVGDSRAVAGVWNGNRVMAEDLSSDQTPYRKDEYERVKLCGARVLSVDQVEGIVDPDIQSWGDEEDGDGDPPRLWVQNGMYPGTAFTRSVGDSTAESIGVIADPEVKTVKITPNHLFFVVASDGIFEFLSSQAVVDMVSRFADPQDACLEIASESYKLWLENENRTDDITVIVVQIRNISDSYAAANDGAIQTNNNNASLDPGKLKVERYIVSRSEVNLSRKSSCLELQSCLPDCSVDLSSARAAPSTQSFHLNAINSD
- the LOC104000621 gene encoding uncharacterized protein LOC104000621 isoform X4; translation: MASPRDSGAAQLPPAASSPPPLHAMDADEEDDNVKQLKECATLYLSLQECLAETNRNWKSCQSSDFSVNFCFEDFTT
- the LOC104000621 gene encoding uncharacterized protein LOC104000621 isoform X3, whose amino-acid sequence is MASPRDSGAAQLPPAASSPPPLHAMDADEEDDNVKQLKECATLYLSLQECLAETNRNWKSCQSYVQALKACHTRRNPSEQK